In Gammaproteobacteria bacterium, the genomic window CCGATGGTCTTGGCGTGGTCTCTCAAAGCGGCGGCATCGGTTTTTCTTTTTTTCACAGAGGAATACCCAAGGCGCTGCCGTTTAGCTTCGTTGTCACCACGGGTAATGAAGCAACCTTGGATGCTCTCGATGTTGCTGACTATCTGGTCGATGATGTGGGTACTGGTGTGATTTTGATGTTTATCGAGGGCGTCAGGTCACCCAGCAGGCTGGTACCGATAGCAGTGAAGGCGGCGCGTCAGGGAAAACCATTGATCGTTGCAAAAGTCGGTCGCTCACAGGCAGCGGCCGACGCTGTTGCGTCCCATACGGCCTCCCTGGCAGGCTCTCACCAGGCTTACGAAGCGCTGTTTCGACAGTGTGGCGTGATCAATGGTCTGGACAGTGACCATATGATCGATGTCGCGGCTGGATTTAAATTTTTCCGGGATCACCTGCCCAGGGGACATCGGGTCGGCATCCTGACACCATCGGGCGGTGCTGGTGCGTGGTTTGCGGATTTGTGCGAGGCAAACGGTCTCGAAGTGCCCGTACTGGATGAACAAACACGAGGCCGTATTGATCCCCTGCTGCCAGATTACGGAACATCACGAAATCCGGTAGATGTGACAGCCCAGGTGATTTTCTCGGTCGGGTACGCCCCAGTCCTAAAAATCATGGCTGACTCTGACAGCATAGACGCTATTCTGGTGGCCGGTTCACTTGCCCATCCCACCTATATCGAGCGGGATCTCGACGAGTTGGTGACCCTGCGGGAAGAGATAGACAAACCCATCATTTTTTGTGCGTATACCCGTGCTCATCCTCGTGCGGTTGCATTATTGGCACGGGCGGGGTTCCCTTGTCTGACCAGTATGTCTAACAGCGCGCGGACGCTGGCAGCAATGGCTGACTACCACTTATTTCTATCGCTGGATGCACCGGATCTTTACGCAACACCCAGCATAAGGCCATCGATTTCAGGCCCGCCGATGAAACAGCTTTCATACAGTGAGCATGAAGCTAAAGAACATCTATTGGCCTGGGGCATCCCTTGTCTACCGGGAATACTGGTTAATTCAGTGGTCGATGCCATCAATGCCGCCCGGACATTTGATGGGCCTGTGGCGATGAAATTGCAGTCCAGGGAGATACCGCACAAAACAGAAATTGGTGGCGTTGTACTTGATCTTTCTGATGATGAGGCCATCGGCCAGGCATTTGACACGATGATGACAGCGGTGAAACGCAAGGCGCCAACTGCGGATATCCAGGGTATCCGCATCGAGCCCATGGCATCGGCGGGTGAAGAAATGCTCATCGGTGTCACAACAGAACCTGGATTTAGTCCAATACTCACCCTAGGTAGTGGCGGGATCCTGGTCGAGCTGATCAACGACGTGATCAGTCTGCCGGTTCCTTTGACTCTTCGGCAGGCACAACGCATGGTCAAACAACTGCGCAGCTGGCCATTGCTCCAGGGCCTCAGAGGCAGGGCCGAGGCGGACGTGCCGGCACTGTTGGAGCTCATCGTTAAAGTTTCAGATTTTGCTGTAGCCCAGGGGGATGCACTGCGTGCCCTGGACCTTAATCCGGTGATCGTTCATCCTCACGGTAACGGCATTACGATCGCGGATGTGTTGATTGAACCCTCGCAATGAACTGGTTCTTCAAACCGACACCCTGACTTTTTCTGGAGAAAACGCCTGATGACAAACAATGTGGATAACGACATCACAGTCGAATTAGATGGTCACGTGGCAACCGTAGAAATACACCGCCCGCCAAACAATTTTTTTGATTACGAGTTGATCAGTGCGATCGCCGATGCTTACGAGATGCTGGATGCTGACGACGATTGTCGGGCCGTTGTGCTGTGTTCCGAAGGAAAGCATTTTTGTGCGGGGGCAGATTTCTCGGCGCGCGAGTCGTGGGGTCAGGCACAACTCGATACGCAAGCGGGTCAGTTGTATCGTGAGGCTGCCCGGGTCTTCAGTGCCCGGAAACCGGTGATAGCGGCAATACAGGGTGCAGCTGTAGGTGGAGGCCTGGGGCTCGCTTGTTCTGCTGATCACCGGATCACCTGTGCCGAAGCCCGGTTTTCTGCAAACTTTGCGCGGCTGGCATTTCACCAGGGCTTCGGCCTCAGCGTTACGCTACCGCGACTCGTGGGTGAGACTCAGGCCAGCCTGCTTCTACTGACAGGACGACGCGTGAACGGCACTGATGCCGTAACGATCGGTTTAGCTGATCAGCTTGTACCCCAGAATGAGGTGCGCGAAGCTGCACAGGCACTGGCGGCCGAGGTCGCATTGTCCGGTCCCCTCGCGGTTCAGAGCATTCGAGCGACCTTGCGCAGTGGCCTGGCTGATGCAGTCGTTCAGGCAACTGAGCACGAACTGGCGGAACAGAGTCGCTTACGTAAAACCGCTGATTTTCACGAAGGAATCAAAGCCATGGCTGAACGTCGACCCCCAAACTTTACTGGAGAATAACACTCTTTTTTCAACGACCGAAGGTACCGCAATACGGAACTGGCAGCACTATCTCCTCAGTCGTTTTGCCCAACCGCGAGGTCATCAAATGATCCGTAGTTCATCCGATGAAGCCCGGCATAAAGACCGTTCTGGAGGATCAACTGATCGTGACTCCCTTCTTCAACCAGGCGCCCGTGGTGAAGTACTAGAATTCGATCGCACTCTCTCACTGTGGCCAGCCGGTGGGCAATAACAATGGCTGTGCGCCCTCGAAGCAGAACATTCAACGCCTTCTGAATTTTCATCTCGGAGTAACTGTCGACATTGGCAGTCGCTTCGTCGAGTATCAGGATTTTTGTATCAGCCACCAGGGCGCGGGCAAAACTCAGCAACTGGCGTTGTCCCAGCGAAAGATTTCCACCGCGCTGATCCACCATAAACTCGTAGCCGCCCGGGAGACGGGTGATAAATTCATGGGCGCTGACAGCGCGGGCGGCGGCCTCGACATCAGCCAATCCCTTGCCGGTATTTGAATACTGGATGTTCTCGAAAATGGAGCCTGAGAACAGGTAGGGATCCTGCAGCACCATCGCCATATGTGTGCCCAGCGACCTCTGCGACAGGTTGCGTATATCGTGCCCATCAATCAGTACCTGGCCTGACGACACGTCATAAAACCGGCGCAATAACGCGGCGACTGTGGATTTGCCGGATCCAGTGGGTCCGACCAGCGCGATCTTTTCACCGGCTTTGATCGAAAAGCTGATGTCAGTCAGTACAGGGGTATCACTCACGTACGCGAAGTCCACGTGACTGAAATCAATGTGACCCGCACAGGACTTGAGCTCCAGTGCCTCGGGCTTGTCTTTGATTGCTTCAGGAACGTCAAGAACTTCAAGGATCCGCTGGCCCGACACCATTGCCCTTTGCATCATGCTGTATTGAATGGTCAGCGATCGAATGGGATCGAAAAATCTCTGAACGTAGAATAAGAAGGCGACCATGACGCCCAGTGCAAGTTCATCATTTAATACCATGCGGCCTCCAACAACAATGACGATTGCCATCGCGACGCCGGTCAGCGTGTCAACTATAGGAACGTTGACCTGGGCTAGTTTGGCGGCCCGCAGGTGCGCCCGGCGGTTGAGGTCGCACAACTTGGAATATAGGCGGAAATTCACCAACTCGCGAACCATTACTTGTATGGTTTGAATGCCCCGGATCGATTCTGCGAGCGCACCATTCGCCATTGAGTTGGTTTCCCTTGCGCGGCGGAATGCTGCACGGGCATGCGGCAACCAGAAATATCTGACTAACAGCAGCACGGGCATGATGGACAGTGTGAGTGCGCCCAGTTCAACATTGAGCACCAGTAAAGTAATCGTGATCCCCAACAGCAGCGCGAGATCGCCAATTGCAAATACTGAGCTCTCCAGATACTCCTGCAGCGTGCCGGTATCGCTCTGAAGTCGTGACATCACTCGGCCCACTTCGGTTTTGTCCATGAAAGACAAAGCGACCCGCTGGAGGTGGGAAAACATTGCGCGTCGCAGGTCGACAATAACAGTCTCTGCGACACGCCCGACCAGTAGTTCCTGCAGGTAGTTGGCCAGGAAATTCACCAGAATCACGCCGGCGAATACCATAACCACGGTGCCGAGCGTAGTGGTCGCTTCAGTCGTTGGGCTCAAGGTGTGGTCAATGGCATACAGGATGACCAGCGGAATGGCCAGCTGCGTGCAGACGAACACCAGTACAGCCAATAGTGCGAGCACCACTGTCCCTCGGTACGGCCATACAAATGAAAAAAAGCGCCGTATAACACGGCCGTCGAATGCACGGCCGAACATCTCTTCATCGTGGCTGATCTGGGCACCGACTACAGCACGTTCGGGCTGGGCTCCAGATGCAGCCCCCGGGTTCTCGGTTATCAGTCTCATGCTGGCTTTACGCGTTCAGTCAGATGGGGTGACCGGTGTTCATCCCTAAGCTGCAGAGAATGGAGTTCGAAATATCTCCCTTTCAGCGCGAGCAACTGCTCATGGGTGCCGCGCTCAACAATGCAGCCCTCGTCGAGGAAAAGAATCTCATCAGCATGCATGATACTGACGAGACGATGAGAGATGATGATCGTGGTGTGCGTGCCGGCTCGCGCTTTAAGTGCTCGGCGGATGCGCTGTTCCGTGCCTGCGTCTATTGCTGCAGTGGCGTCATCGAAAATAAAGATAGGCGCATCGGTCAGTGTACCGCGGGCGATGGATACTCGCTGTCGCTGTCCGCCTGATAGTGACACGCCGTCCTCACCCAC contains:
- a CDS encoding acetate--CoA ligase family protein: MANLKALFWPQSIVLVGASTDKTIIRGRIVEAIQRYPYTGSICAVSRSHQMIGNLKCYASVDELPGAVDLAIITIPADYVAGVLDACGRKGIQAAVVISSGFAEEKGDRGSARQRALGEIAQRYDMALIGPNAEGFFNSAHDLAATFSPTVSDLDPVDLPRVADADGLGVVSQSGGIGFSFFHRGIPKALPFSFVVTTGNEATLDALDVADYLVDDVGTGVILMFIEGVRSPSRLVPIAVKAARQGKPLIVAKVGRSQAAADAVASHTASLAGSHQAYEALFRQCGVINGLDSDHMIDVAAGFKFFRDHLPRGHRVGILTPSGGAGAWFADLCEANGLEVPVLDEQTRGRIDPLLPDYGTSRNPVDVTAQVIFSVGYAPVLKIMADSDSIDAILVAGSLAHPTYIERDLDELVTLREEIDKPIIFCAYTRAHPRAVALLARAGFPCLTSMSNSARTLAAMADYHLFLSLDAPDLYATPSIRPSISGPPMKQLSYSEHEAKEHLLAWGIPCLPGILVNSVVDAINAARTFDGPVAMKLQSREIPHKTEIGGVVLDLSDDEAIGQAFDTMMTAVKRKAPTADIQGIRIEPMASAGEEMLIGVTTEPGFSPILTLGSGGILVELINDVISLPVPLTLRQAQRMVKQLRSWPLLQGLRGRAEADVPALLELIVKVSDFAVAQGDALRALDLNPVIVHPHGNGITIADVLIEPSQ
- a CDS encoding enoyl-CoA hydratase/isomerase family protein — protein: MTNNVDNDITVELDGHVATVEIHRPPNNFFDYELISAIADAYEMLDADDDCRAVVLCSEGKHFCAGADFSARESWGQAQLDTQAGQLYREAARVFSARKPVIAAIQGAAVGGGLGLACSADHRITCAEARFSANFARLAFHQGFGLSVTLPRLVGETQASLLLLTGRRVNGTDAVTIGLADQLVPQNEVREAAQALAAEVALSGPLAVQSIRATLRSGLADAVVQATEHELAEQSRLRKTADFHEGIKAMAERRPPNFTGE
- a CDS encoding ABC transporter ATP-binding protein/permease, with protein sequence MRLITENPGAASGAQPERAVVGAQISHDEEMFGRAFDGRVIRRFFSFVWPYRGTVVLALLAVLVFVCTQLAIPLVILYAIDHTLSPTTEATTTLGTVVMVFAGVILVNFLANYLQELLVGRVAETVIVDLRRAMFSHLQRVALSFMDKTEVGRVMSRLQSDTGTLQEYLESSVFAIGDLALLLGITITLLVLNVELGALTLSIMPVLLLVRYFWLPHARAAFRRARETNSMANGALAESIRGIQTIQVMVRELVNFRLYSKLCDLNRRAHLRAAKLAQVNVPIVDTLTGVAMAIVIVVGGRMVLNDELALGVMVAFLFYVQRFFDPIRSLTIQYSMMQRAMVSGQRILEVLDVPEAIKDKPEALELKSCAGHIDFSHVDFAYVSDTPVLTDISFSIKAGEKIALVGPTGSGKSTVAALLRRFYDVSSGQVLIDGHDIRNLSQRSLGTHMAMVLQDPYLFSGSIFENIQYSNTGKGLADVEAAARAVSAHEFITRLPGGYEFMVDQRGGNLSLGQRQLLSFARALVADTKILILDEATANVDSYSEMKIQKALNVLLRGRTAIVIAHRLATVRECDRILVLHHGRLVEEGSHDQLILQNGLYAGLHRMNYGSFDDLAVGQND